The following are encoded together in the Bos javanicus breed banteng chromosome X, ARS-OSU_banteng_1.0, whole genome shotgun sequence genome:
- the LOC133242974 gene encoding protein BEX4-like — MASKEERAIESFNMEDAQQENERGDQASLKTGEESRDLGGGKVQKSGGNIRLGWVRRLVPNFRWAIPNRRIDHNEVGNNVEKHMGQIIEIKGKTKKQQMRHHVPYQTPEPDNHCEFCLIP; from the coding sequence ATGGCTTCCAAAGAGGAACGAGCAATAGAAAGTTTCAACATGGAAGATGCCCAACAGGAAAACGAACGAGGAGACCAGGCCTCTTTGAAGACTGGAGAGGAATCACGCGACTTGGGAGGGGGCAAAGTCCAGAAGTCTGGAGGAAATATCAGACTGGGATGGGTTAGACGACTTGTCCCTAATTTTCGATGGGCTATACCCAACAGGCGTATTGATCACAATGAAGTGGGAAATAATGTAGAAAAGCATATGGGGCAGATAATAGAAATCAAGGGAAAGACTAAGAAGCAGCAGATGAGACATCATGTGCCCTATCAAACTCCTGAACCTGACAATCATTGTGAGTTTTGCCTTATACCTTGA